The Zavarzinia compransoris genome includes a window with the following:
- a CDS encoding SDR family oxidoreductase, with product MRILVAGGTGKVGREVVAGLNALGLAPRLLLRPGRPPVPGTETARGDLFDAPSLAAACAGVDRLFLVTPLDPEETAAGLNAVAAARAAGVRRIVFLGIHNIEAGRHIPHFATKLPVLAALREAGPGWTVIEPNNFFQNDIDLFGAIGAGVYPQPLGALGLSRVDTRDIAAAAVRALLEDGFAGRCLPLVGPEVLNGAAVAARYQAALGRPVAYAGDDLTRWNEAVRPLLPGWLRHDLSLMYGYFQARGLAASDQDLAATRAVLGRPPRDLAGFIAGQQASGALAEALERPVAAQA from the coding sequence ATGCGCATCCTGGTGGCCGGCGGCACCGGCAAGGTCGGGCGCGAGGTCGTCGCCGGCCTGAACGCCCTGGGTCTGGCCCCCCGGCTGCTGCTGCGGCCGGGGCGGCCCCCGGTCCCGGGCACCGAGACGGCGCGCGGCGACCTGTTCGACGCACCGTCGCTGGCGGCGGCCTGCGCCGGCGTCGACCGGCTGTTCCTGGTCACCCCCCTGGACCCGGAGGAAACCGCCGCCGGCCTCAACGCGGTGGCGGCGGCGCGGGCGGCGGGGGTGCGGCGCATCGTCTTCCTCGGCATCCATAATATCGAGGCCGGGCGCCACATCCCCCATTTCGCCACGAAATTGCCGGTGCTGGCGGCGCTGCGCGAGGCCGGCCCCGGCTGGACCGTGATCGAGCCGAATAATTTCTTCCAGAACGACATCGATCTCTTCGGCGCGATCGGCGCCGGCGTCTATCCCCAGCCGCTGGGGGCACTCGGCCTGTCGCGGGTCGATACGCGGGACATTGCCGCGGCGGCGGTGCGGGCCTTGCTGGAAGACGGCTTCGCGGGCCGGTGCCTGCCCCTGGTCGGGCCCGAGGTGCTGAATGGTGCGGCGGTGGCCGCCCGCTATCAGGCGGCGCTGGGCCGGCCCGTCGCCTATGCCGGCGACGACCTGACCCGCTGGAACGAGGCGGTGCGGCCGCTCCTGCCCGGCTGGCTGCGCCACGACCTGTCGCTCATGTACGGCTATTTCCAGGCCCGGGGGCTCGCGGCCAGCGACCAGGACCTGGCGGCGACAAGGGCCGTGCTGGGCCGGCCGCCGCGCGATCTGGCCGGTTTCATCGCCGGCCAGCAGGCGTCAGGCGCGCTTGCCGAAGCGCTTGAGCGCCCGGTCGCGGCGCAGGCGTGA
- a CDS encoding peptide deformylase has translation MPIRPLLLYPDPGLRRPAAPVTRFDDGLSALAADIAETMAAHQAIGLSACHVGDYRRLVVLRLDPGAGPEVFVNPAVTWVSPETGTRDEGSVSMPGIYEPVTRPARIRLTWQDLDGTAREGEAADWRAACLMHEIDQLDGVFWLARLSRLRRDRALKRFGKRA, from the coding sequence ATGCCGATTCGCCCCCTGCTGCTCTATCCCGACCCCGGGCTGCGCCGCCCGGCCGCCCCCGTCACCCGCTTCGACGACGGGCTTTCCGCCCTCGCCGCCGATATCGCCGAAACCATGGCGGCGCATCAGGCCATCGGGCTGTCGGCCTGCCATGTCGGGGATTACCGCCGTCTCGTCGTGCTGCGCCTCGATCCCGGGGCGGGGCCCGAGGTTTTCGTCAATCCCGCCGTCACCTGGGTCTCGCCCGAGACCGGGACGCGGGACGAGGGCAGCGTCTCCATGCCCGGGATCTACGAGCCGGTGACCCGCCCGGCCCGCATCCGCCTGACCTGGCAGGACCTGGACGGCACCGCCCGGGAAGGCGAGGCGGCGGACTGGCGCGCCGCCTGCCTCATGCACGAGATCGACCAGTTGGACGGCGTCTTCTGGCTGGCCCGCCTGTCACGCCTGCGCCGCGACCGGGCGCTCAAGCGCTTCGGCAAGCGCGCCTGA
- a CDS encoding L-piperidine-6-carboxylate dehydrogenase yields the protein MTAESLASDIADILGRFGVAPSRYSGVGRTIASPITGEGLGTVADSTPAAVEAAIARAADAFRAWRLVPAPRRGEFVRLIGEELRAAKADLGRVVTLEVGKVPSEGEGEVQEMIDICDFAVGLSRQLQGLAIPSERPDHRLMEQWHPAGVVGVITAFNFPVAVWSWNAALALVCGDPVLWKPSEKTPLTALAVEALVARAAARFGGVPDGLVQVVTGGREVGAALVDDPRIAVVSATGSTRMGRVVGERVARRFGRAILELGGNNASIVTPSADLDLAVRAIAFGAMGTAGQRCTTLRRLFVHDTIYDALVPRLAAVYRTVSVGNPLAGPVLVGPLVDAAAGAAMDGALAAARALGAAVTGGEAVAAPGAAGGCYRRPALVEMPAQQGPMLEETFAPILYVLRYGDFAEAIELQNAVVQGLSSSIFTTDFREAEGFLSAAGSDCGIANVNMGTSGAEIGGAFGGEKETGGGRESGSDAWKGYMRRMTSAINYGRSLPLAQGVRFDVE from the coding sequence TTGACCGCCGAAAGCCTCGCCAGCGACATTGCCGACATCCTGGGGCGCTTCGGCGTCGCGCCGTCGCGCTACTCAGGTGTGGGGCGGACGATCGCCTCGCCGATCACGGGGGAAGGGCTGGGCACGGTCGCGGACAGCACCCCGGCCGCGGTCGAGGCGGCGATCGCCCGCGCGGCCGACGCCTTCCGCGCCTGGCGCCTGGTGCCGGCGCCCCGGCGCGGCGAATTCGTCCGCCTGATCGGCGAGGAATTGCGCGCCGCCAAGGCCGATCTCGGCCGCGTCGTCACCCTCGAGGTCGGCAAGGTGCCGTCCGAGGGCGAGGGCGAGGTGCAGGAAATGATCGACATCTGCGATTTCGCCGTCGGCCTGTCGCGCCAGTTGCAGGGGCTGGCCATTCCCTCGGAACGGCCGGATCACCGGCTGATGGAGCAATGGCATCCGGCGGGCGTGGTCGGCGTCATCACCGCGTTCAATTTCCCGGTCGCGGTCTGGTCGTGGAATGCCGCCCTGGCCTTGGTCTGCGGCGATCCGGTGTTGTGGAAACCCTCGGAAAAGACCCCGCTGACCGCGCTGGCCGTCGAGGCCCTGGTGGCGCGGGCGGCGGCCCGTTTCGGCGGCGTGCCGGACGGCCTCGTCCAGGTCGTCACCGGCGGGCGCGAGGTCGGGGCCGCGCTGGTTGACGATCCGCGCATCGCCGTCGTTTCCGCCACCGGTTCGACCCGCATGGGCCGGGTGGTGGGCGAGCGGGTGGCCCGCCGCTTCGGCCGCGCCATCCTAGAGCTTGGCGGCAACAATGCCTCGATCGTCACGCCCTCGGCCGATCTCGATCTGGCCGTGCGGGCGATCGCCTTCGGCGCCATGGGCACCGCCGGCCAGCGCTGCACCACGCTGCGCCGCCTCTTCGTCCATGACACGATCTATGACGCGCTGGTGCCGCGCCTTGCCGCCGTCTATCGCACCGTTTCGGTGGGCAATCCGCTGGCCGGCCCGGTCCTGGTCGGGCCGCTGGTCGATGCCGCGGCGGGGGCGGCGATGGATGGGGCGCTGGCGGCGGCCCGCGCCCTCGGCGCCGCGGTCACGGGCGGCGAGGCGGTGGCCGCGCCGGGGGCGGCGGGCGGCTGCTATCGCCGGCCGGCCCTGGTCGAAATGCCGGCCCAGCAGGGCCCCATGCTGGAGGAAACCTTCGCCCCCATTCTCTATGTCCTGCGCTATGGCGATTTTGCCGAGGCGATCGAATTGCAGAATGCGGTGGTGCAGGGCCTGTCGTCCTCGATCTTCACCACCGACTTCCGGGAAGCCGAGGGGTTCCTCTCCGCCGCCGGTTCCGACTGCGGCATCGCCAATGTCAACATGGGGACCTCGGGCGCCGAGATCGGCGGCGCCTTCGGCGGCGAGAAGGAGACCGGCGGCGGGCGCGAATCCGGTTCCGACGCCTGGAAGGGCTATATGCGGCGCATGACCTCGGCCATCAACTACGGGCGCAGCCTGCCGCTGGCCCAAGGGGTGCGGTTCGACGTCGAATGA